DNA sequence from the Chitinophaga flava genome:
AAGATATCATCTACATCGAGGCCATGGAAAACTACGTATATATCCATACGACCACCGGCCGTTATCTGACACACGCTACCCTGAAAGCCGTGGCGGAAAACGTAACCGGTCCGGAATTTGTTCAGACCCATAAGTCGTACATCATCAACACCCGGAAAATTACCAGCATAGAAGGGAACATGATCGACATGGGCGGCGCTGCCGTACCCGTTTCCAGAGGATTAAAAGACAGTGTCATGAATACCATTTTAAAGGATAAATTGCTGAAGAAATAAATCCGACATATGCTGCTGAAACACAGTCTCACACCTGCCCAGATCTTTGCCTTCACCTGGAAGGTAGACATCATGCTACTCCTTTGCTGCACCGTTGTTTATTTTCTGGACACTTACTGGCTGTCTGCCCATATAGCCATCCCCGTGGCCGTATCGGCCGTACTGGGTACCGCTATTGCCTTTTTTATAGGTTTCAATAACAATCAGGCATACGACCGCTGGTGGGAGGCCCGCACAATCTGGGGAGGCCTGGTCAACGACTCCCGGTCCTGGGCCAGAAGCCTCCTCTATTACGCCAATACCAAAGACGATCCGGAGCTGCACACCTTTGTCCGCCACATGATCTACCGCCACCTCTCTTTTGTCTACGCCCTGAAAACATCCCTCCGCAAACTCCCCGATGAATATTACACCCGCTACCTCACCAAAGAAGAAATAGACTACATACAAAACCAACAGAACATACCCAACGCTATCCTCAATCTCCAGTCCAGAGACCTTCAACAACTCCGTCACAACGGTGCCATCGACGGCTTCGCCTTCCTGGAACTCAATGAACTCCTGGTAAAACACTGCGATCAGATGGGTAAATCCGAACGTATCAAAAACACAGTATTTCCGCCCAGCTACGTGTATTTTACCCGCCTCTTCATCTGGTTCTACGTTATCATGAATACCCTGATGATGACAGAAGCCATCGGCGCCTGGTCCATCCTCTTCGGCTGGATATTCGGATTCGTGTTCCATGTCACCCATCTGAACGGCATCACCCTCATGAATCCTTTCGACTACCATCCGCTGGGAACCCCGCTGGACAGCATCTCCCGCACCATAGAAATCAATCTCATAGAGCTGATGGGCGACGAACCCATACCCCAGCCGGTAAAAACAAAGGCAGACGGGCTTTATATTATGTAAACCCCTACCCGGATTTGCCATTCATAATCCGTAATTCCTTATTTTTACCGCATGACTTATGATCAATTATGTAATCTATATGCCCAGTCAGTCACACTAAAGATACTCCGGGCACGTAGCGCGCCAATGATGTTGTCATTTTTTCACCAAACATTCAAGGAGAAAAACCATACTACCGTTCCCAATGTGGAACTGGTAACCCGTCTGTCGGATTACCTGGTGATCACCGGTTACCGGGCCACAGATGATGAAATAGACGCTACCGGCCTGCTCGACAATGAAGACGAAAGGGCCCGGAAATATATAGAGCAATGGAGTAACAAGGGCTTCCTCCGGAAGTACCCCGATGACGATGGCAATGATATCCATGAGCTGAGCAGCGACATGGAAAAAGTAATGCACTGGGTGTCTACCCTCCAGAAAAGAGAATTTGTAGGCACAGAAAGCCGCTTTAAAGACATCTTCTCCAAACTGAAAGAACTGGTAGACCAGAGCAACAAAGACCCCAAACAGCGTATCCAGGAGCTGGAAAGAAAGAAGTTCGAGATAGAGCAGGAAATAAAAAGCATCACTCTCAGTGGCAAGGTGCAGGTGTTCGATGATACGCAGATCAAAGAAAGATGTTACGACGTAAACCGCATGTCCCGCGAACTTCTGAGCGATTTTAAGGAAGTGGAACAGAACTTCGAACAGATCACCCAGGAAATTTACCGCAAACAAAGCGAACGGGATATCGCCAAAGGCACCCTGCTGGCCTATACCCTCGATTCTTTTGAAGCACTCCGCCAGAAAGACCAGGGCAAAAGCTTCTACTCCTTCTGGCAGTTCCTCATGGATGAAAACAAACAGGAGGAAATGAGGACGCTCATAGAACAACTCTATGCGCTTCTGGAAGACCGGAACATCGAATACAAAAACGACCGCTTCCTTAAAAAACTCAAACAGTTTCTCCATGCCTCCGGCAAAAAAGTAATCGACGCCAACAAAAAACTCAGTGATAAGCTCAGCCGCGTGCTCAGTGAAAAAAATCTCACCGACCACCGCAAAGCCATGGAGCTGATCAACGATATACGGCAACTGGCTTTCCAGACACTCGACAACATTCCCGGAGAAGAGTT
Encoded proteins:
- a CDS encoding bestrophin family protein; the protein is MLLKHSLTPAQIFAFTWKVDIMLLLCCTVVYFLDTYWLSAHIAIPVAVSAVLGTAIAFFIGFNNNQAYDRWWEARTIWGGLVNDSRSWARSLLYYANTKDDPELHTFVRHMIYRHLSFVYALKTSLRKLPDEYYTRYLTKEEIDYIQNQQNIPNAILNLQSRDLQQLRHNGAIDGFAFLELNELLVKHCDQMGKSERIKNTVFPPSYVYFTRLFIWFYVIMNTLMMTEAIGAWSILFGWIFGFVFHVTHLNGITLMNPFDYHPLGTPLDSISRTIEINLIELMGDEPIPQPVKTKADGLYIM
- a CDS encoding DUF3375 domain-containing protein — its product is MTYDQLCNLYAQSVTLKILRARSAPMMLSFFHQTFKEKNHTTVPNVELVTRLSDYLVITGYRATDDEIDATGLLDNEDERARKYIEQWSNKGFLRKYPDDDGNDIHELSSDMEKVMHWVSTLQKREFVGTESRFKDIFSKLKELVDQSNKDPKQRIQELERKKFEIEQEIKSITLSGKVQVFDDTQIKERCYDVNRMSRELLSDFKEVEQNFEQITQEIYRKQSERDIAKGTLLAYTLDSFEALRQKDQGKSFYSFWQFLMDENKQEEMRTLIEQLYALLEDRNIEYKNDRFLKKLKQFLHASGKKVIDANKKLSDKLSRVLSEKNLTDHRKAMELINDIRQLAFQTLDNIPGEEFYIEIESDPEIDMLDRWEMAEDKKTHPDVEFPDGLGGNDFSASDLDALFNHFNIDRTLLEDRINTQLQNKKQVSLKELVDIYGAEKGLTELITYFSIASQSSSHIILETPDPVSLGERIINMPMVLFTNSQN